A single window of Nocardia higoensis DNA harbors:
- a CDS encoding GNAT family N-acetyltransferase gives MPELMPGIIDPAEFSATQPTLTSADGLTLRPWSDTDAPAVFEAFQDTAIRRWHVRTAESIEQVRQWIPAWRSAWPLGRGQWAVTVGGELAGRIGLRRTDLAEGVTELAYWTMPAWRGRAVAPRATHLLTRWAFDDIGFDRLELTHSVLNEPSCRVAGKCGFLLEGTLRGAGRHHDGRHDMHMHARLRTD, from the coding sequence ATGCCCGAGTTGATGCCCGGAATCATCGATCCCGCAGAGTTCAGCGCCACCCAACCGACCCTGACGAGCGCCGACGGCCTGACACTTCGCCCCTGGTCCGACACCGACGCACCCGCCGTCTTCGAAGCGTTCCAGGACACCGCGATCCGCCGCTGGCATGTCCGCACCGCCGAATCGATCGAGCAGGTGCGGCAATGGATTCCGGCGTGGCGTTCGGCCTGGCCCCTGGGGCGAGGGCAATGGGCCGTCACTGTCGGAGGTGAGCTTGCCGGCCGGATCGGTCTGCGCCGCACCGATCTCGCCGAAGGCGTCACCGAACTGGCCTACTGGACGATGCCCGCCTGGCGTGGCCGAGCCGTCGCGCCGCGCGCCACCCATCTCCTGACCCGATGGGCCTTCGACGACATCGGTTTCGACCGCCTCGAACTCACCCACTCGGTGCTCAACGAACCGTCCTGCCGAGTCGCAGGCAAATGCGGCTTCCTCCTGGAAGGAACCTTGCGCGGGGCGGGCCGACACCACGACGGTCGCCACGACATGCACATGCACGCCCGCCTGCGCACAGACTGA
- a CDS encoding HdeD family acid-resistance protein, producing the protein MPDNYGGRQVASQVRGGREAMLVLGAASLVLGVVVALWPATSVPLLEALLGGYLALSAGVQVVLAVGARFAWVLRGLLLISAALTVMLAVLCAQGGNSVPMLSMWLGMGLTFRGVSQATVSVWDEQLSDPGRHELCGVLTSVTGVVLLIAPLESAVALGWTAGAVLIVLGAAEFALAGVGRGETGMAWARRGAMQPTGWPGPVQ; encoded by the coding sequence ATGCCCGACAACTATGGTGGAAGGCAGGTCGCGTCGCAGGTCCGCGGTGGGCGGGAGGCGATGCTGGTACTCGGTGCCGCGTCACTGGTGCTGGGGGTCGTGGTCGCGCTGTGGCCTGCCACATCGGTTCCGCTGCTCGAGGCGCTGCTGGGTGGGTATCTGGCGCTGAGCGCGGGAGTGCAGGTGGTCCTCGCGGTGGGGGCGCGGTTCGCGTGGGTGCTGCGGGGGTTGCTGCTGATCAGTGCGGCGCTGACGGTGATGCTCGCGGTGTTGTGTGCGCAGGGCGGTAATTCGGTGCCGATGCTGTCGATGTGGCTGGGGATGGGGTTGACGTTCCGGGGGGTAAGTCAGGCGACGGTGTCGGTGTGGGATGAGCAGTTGTCCGATCCGGGGCGTCACGAATTGTGTGGGGTGTTGACGTCGGTGACGGGTGTGGTGTTGCTGATCGCTCCGCTGGAATCGGCGGTGGCGCTGGGCTGGACGGCGGGGGCGGTGTTGATCGTGCTCGGGGCGGCGGAATTCGCGCTCGCCGGTGTCGGGCGCGGTGAGACCGGGATGGCGTGGGCACGCCGCGGGGCGATGCAGCCCACCGGGTGGCCCGGGCCGGTTCAGTAG
- a CDS encoding sugar transferase yields MVLDLTGTHGAVDLHFSRPGERDRWRANYLRRLIATDTLVVIAAVLLAQLVTVGTGPSDLLSWSPERTVADTALSVAIASAWSFGLGWNDSRSHRTGVVEENRRLAGATLRAFGVTAIIAVVVDLGAVRDYILVAMPLGLLGLAGTRALWRGHTTRHRALGRYRRSVLVVGGADAATAIATTLARHPHYGYDVVGVCTSTGADPAEPATLTVAGREIPVAGDDRSVLRAARRTEADTVVVMATDRLGPRDIRRLAWDLDSFGVELIVAPGVMDISGTRMSAQLLGGMPMLHIERPQYDRALSLSKAVFDLCFAALVVTLVAPLLLAIAVAVKCTSPGPVFYLSERIGMDGKPFRMIKFRSMYAHADRKADSLISANGGNPLFFKLKNDPRVTPVGRFLRKYSLDELPQFFNVLRRDMSVVGPRPQVRREVHSYDGIMRRRLLVRPGITGLWQVSGRSNLSPEESVELDISYVENWSMALDLSIITRTVHTVAKGEGAY; encoded by the coding sequence ATGGTCCTCGATCTCACCGGCACCCACGGTGCCGTAGATCTGCATTTCTCCCGTCCGGGTGAGCGCGACCGCTGGCGCGCGAACTATCTGCGCCGCCTCATCGCCACCGACACCCTCGTCGTCATCGCCGCCGTACTGCTGGCCCAGCTCGTGACCGTCGGCACCGGCCCCTCGGACCTGCTGTCCTGGTCGCCCGAGCGCACCGTCGCCGACACCGCGCTCTCCGTGGCGATCGCCTCGGCCTGGTCCTTCGGCCTGGGCTGGAACGACTCTCGCTCCCACCGCACCGGCGTCGTCGAGGAGAACCGCAGGCTGGCAGGCGCGACCCTGCGCGCATTCGGCGTCACCGCCATCATCGCCGTCGTCGTCGATCTCGGCGCCGTCCGCGACTACATACTCGTGGCCATGCCGCTGGGCCTGCTCGGCCTGGCAGGGACCCGCGCTCTGTGGCGCGGCCACACCACCCGCCACCGCGCCCTCGGCCGCTACCGCCGCTCGGTGCTGGTCGTCGGCGGCGCGGACGCCGCCACCGCCATCGCCACCACGCTGGCCCGCCACCCCCACTACGGCTACGACGTGGTCGGGGTGTGCACCTCCACCGGCGCCGACCCCGCGGAACCGGCGACCCTCACCGTCGCCGGACGTGAGATCCCCGTCGCCGGCGACGACCGATCGGTGCTGCGCGCGGCCCGGCGCACCGAAGCCGACACCGTCGTGGTCATGGCCACCGACCGGCTCGGCCCCCGCGACATCCGCCGCCTGGCCTGGGATCTGGACTCCTTCGGTGTGGAGCTGATCGTCGCGCCCGGAGTCATGGACATCTCCGGCACCCGCATGTCCGCGCAACTGCTCGGCGGCATGCCCATGCTGCACATCGAACGCCCGCAATACGACCGCGCGCTGTCGCTGAGCAAAGCGGTGTTCGACCTCTGTTTCGCCGCACTGGTCGTGACACTGGTCGCCCCGCTGCTGCTGGCCATCGCCGTCGCGGTCAAATGCACCAGCCCCGGCCCGGTGTTCTACCTGTCCGAACGGATCGGTATGGACGGCAAACCGTTCCGGATGATCAAATTCCGCAGCATGTACGCCCACGCCGACCGCAAGGCCGACTCACTCATCAGCGCCAACGGCGGCAATCCGCTGTTCTTCAAACTGAAGAACGACCCCCGCGTGACCCCCGTCGGCCGATTCCTACGCAAATACAGCCTCGACGAGCTGCCCCAGTTCTTCAATGTCCTGCGCCGCGACATGAGCGTGGTCGGGCCCCGCCCGCAGGTACGCCGCGAAGTGCACTCCTACGACGGCATCATGCGCCGCCGATTGCTGGTGCGCCCCGGCATCACCGGCCTGTGGCAGGTCAGCGGCCGCTCGAACCTCTCCCCCGAGGAATCGGTGGAACTCGACATCTCCTACGTCGAGAACTGGTCAATGGCGCTGGATCTGTCGATCATCACCCGCACCGTGCACACCGTCGCCAAAGGCGAAGGCGCCTACTGA
- a CDS encoding class I SAM-dependent methyltransferase, protein MRCRLCDSSRLSSVLDLGATPPCEKFLSADELDRPEPTYPLHLRVCEDCLLAQIPALITPEETFTEYAYFSSYSDSWVRHAREFVAGARARLGLGGESFVVEVASNDGYLLRHVVEAGVPCLGIEPSVNVGAAAREAGVPTLTRFLDPELAGQVRAEHGPADLVVANNVYAHIPDLLGFTRALATLVAEDGWISIEVHHALNLVRHGQFDTIYHEHFQYYTLDSAQRALATAGLAVADVEELSTHGGSLRIWARPRAVAEPTGRVGRVLAAEAAAGLHTVAGWDALRTRAQTVRQDLLRFLLDQRAAGKRVVGYGAPGKGNTLLNYCGIRPDLLEYTVDRNPYKHGRFTPGTRIPIHAPERIDADRPDVVVVLPWNLEAELTAQLAHVGAWGGRLVFPMPTVRVVEPMGAGAR, encoded by the coding sequence TTGCGTTGTCGTTTGTGTGACTCTTCCCGGTTGAGCAGTGTGCTCGACCTGGGAGCCACGCCCCCGTGTGAGAAATTCCTGTCCGCCGATGAGCTGGACCGGCCCGAGCCTACGTATCCGCTGCATCTGCGGGTGTGTGAGGACTGTCTGCTGGCGCAGATCCCGGCGTTGATCACTCCGGAAGAGACGTTCACCGAATACGCCTACTTCTCCTCCTACTCCGATTCCTGGGTGCGGCACGCGCGCGAGTTCGTCGCGGGCGCTCGCGCGCGGCTGGGGCTCGGTGGCGAATCGTTCGTGGTCGAGGTGGCCAGCAACGACGGCTACCTGTTGCGCCACGTGGTCGAGGCGGGCGTGCCCTGCCTGGGCATCGAGCCGTCGGTGAACGTGGGTGCGGCCGCGCGCGAGGCCGGTGTGCCGACGCTGACGCGGTTTCTGGACCCTGAGCTGGCCGGGCAGGTGCGCGCCGAGCACGGTCCCGCGGACCTGGTGGTCGCCAACAATGTCTACGCGCACATCCCGGACCTGCTCGGATTCACCCGTGCGTTGGCGACGTTGGTGGCCGAGGACGGATGGATCTCCATCGAAGTGCATCACGCGCTGAATCTGGTACGACACGGACAGTTCGACACCATCTACCACGAACATTTCCAGTACTACACGCTGGATTCGGCGCAGCGGGCGCTCGCCACGGCCGGTCTGGCCGTGGCCGATGTCGAGGAGCTGAGCACCCACGGCGGATCGCTGCGGATCTGGGCGCGCCCACGGGCGGTCGCCGAGCCGACGGGGCGGGTGGGCAGGGTCCTCGCGGCCGAGGCTGCCGCCGGCCTGCACACCGTCGCGGGATGGGACGCGTTGCGCACCCGCGCCCAGACGGTGCGCCAGGATCTGCTGCGGTTCCTGCTCGATCAGCGAGCGGCCGGCAAACGGGTCGTCGGCTACGGCGCGCCGGGTAAGGGCAACACGTTGCTCAACTACTGCGGTATCCGTCCGGATCTGCTCGAGTACACCGTGGATCGCAATCCCTACAAGCACGGGCGGTTCACCCCGGGCACCCGGATTCCGATTCACGCGCCCGAACGTATCGACGCCGACCGCCCGGATGTGGTGGTGGTGTTGCCGTGGAACCTGGAGGCGGAACTGACCGCGCAATTGGCGCACGTCGGCGCGTGGGGTGGGCGGCTGGTGTTCCCGATGCCCACGGTGCGGGTGGTCGAACCGATGGGGGCCGGTGCGCGGTGA
- a CDS encoding glucose-1-phosphate cytidylyltransferase produces MKVVLFCGGYGMRMRSGDGDGVPKPMQLVGPRPLIWHVMRYYAHFGHTEFILCLGYGAHHIKDFFLTYRETMSNDFVIRGGEVRLLGSDIADWTITFVDTGVESAIGERLRRVRPYLDGDEMFLANYSDVLTDAPLDLMIEKFRGSGAAASMMIVPPQSSFHCVDVLPGGEIKNITPVAKLPIWENGGFFVLTQEIFDHLPENGDLVEDACGALAAQGRLFGYQHFGFWKPADTFKERAELDAGYVRGERPWMVWERPAR; encoded by the coding sequence GTGAAGGTCGTGCTCTTCTGCGGCGGGTACGGCATGCGGATGCGGTCCGGTGACGGAGACGGCGTGCCCAAGCCGATGCAGCTGGTCGGCCCGCGCCCGCTGATCTGGCATGTGATGCGCTACTACGCGCACTTCGGGCACACCGAGTTCATTCTGTGCCTGGGCTACGGCGCCCACCACATCAAGGACTTCTTCCTCACCTACCGGGAGACGATGTCCAACGACTTCGTCATCCGCGGCGGCGAGGTGCGGTTGCTGGGTTCCGACATCGCCGACTGGACGATCACGTTCGTCGACACCGGGGTGGAATCAGCGATCGGGGAGCGGCTGCGGCGGGTGCGCCCGTATCTCGACGGTGACGAGATGTTCCTGGCGAACTACTCCGATGTGCTGACCGACGCGCCGCTGGATCTCATGATCGAGAAGTTCCGGGGATCGGGTGCCGCGGCGTCGATGATGATCGTGCCGCCGCAGTCGTCGTTCCACTGTGTGGATGTGCTGCCCGGTGGGGAGATCAAGAACATCACCCCGGTGGCGAAGCTGCCGATATGGGAGAACGGCGGGTTCTTCGTCCTCACCCAGGAGATCTTCGATCACCTGCCCGAGAACGGGGACCTGGTGGAGGACGCCTGCGGGGCGCTGGCCGCTCAGGGCAGGTTGTTCGGCTACCAGCATTTCGGGTTCTGGAAACCGGCCGACACGTTCAAGGAACGTGCCGAGCTCGACGCCGGATACGTGCGGGGCGAGCGGCCGTGGATGGTGTGGGAGCGTCCGGCGCGGTGA
- a CDS encoding PIG-L deacetylase family protein gives MITLTSSRLTEIAMLGAHCDDIAIGMGATLLTLATANPGLRVRVLVLSGGGTDRAVEERRALESCCPGADLELTVLDVPDGRAPAHWDRIKDALAVFRAGIEPQMVFAPQRGDAHQDHRLLAELVPTEFRDHAVFGYEILKWETDTPRPNVLHPVTPEIARRKAELLARCYPSQAHRDWFDDESFLGLARLRGVQCHARYAEGFVVDKLIVDFGGA, from the coding sequence GTGATCACACTGACCTCGTCGCGGCTCACCGAGATCGCGATGCTCGGTGCGCACTGTGACGACATCGCCATCGGCATGGGCGCGACCCTGTTGACTCTCGCCACCGCGAACCCGGGCCTGCGGGTGCGTGTGCTGGTGCTTTCCGGCGGCGGCACCGACCGCGCCGTCGAGGAGCGGCGCGCGCTCGAATCCTGCTGTCCCGGAGCCGATCTGGAACTGACGGTGCTCGACGTGCCGGACGGGCGCGCACCCGCGCACTGGGACCGGATCAAGGACGCGCTCGCGGTGTTCCGGGCGGGGATCGAACCGCAGATGGTGTTCGCGCCGCAGCGCGGTGACGCCCACCAGGATCACCGCCTGCTGGCCGAGCTCGTGCCCACCGAGTTCCGTGATCACGCGGTGTTCGGCTACGAGATCCTCAAGTGGGAGACCGACACCCCGCGTCCGAACGTGCTGCATCCGGTGACCCCCGAGATCGCGCGGCGCAAAGCCGAGCTGCTGGCCCGGTGTTATCCCTCCCAAGCCCACCGGGACTGGTTCGACGACGAGTCGTTCCTCGGTCTGGCGCGGTTGCGGGGCGTGCAGTGCCACGCCCGGTACGCGGAGGGTTTCGTGGTGGACAAACTGATCGTCGATTTCGGAGGTGCGTAG
- a CDS encoding NAD-dependent epimerase/dehydratase family protein encodes MRVLVTGYQGYLGTVMTPVLAARGHEVVGLDTGYFADCVLGGEPADPPGLALDLRDVEAGHLAGFDAVVHLAALSNDPLGALVPQITHDINHHASVRLARLAKDAGVRRFLYASTCSVYGAAGDGLVDESAPLRPLTPYAQSKVRVEDDLLAMADADFAPVFLRNATAFGFSPRLRADIVLNNLVGHAVLDGVVKVLSDGTPWRPLVHAADIAEAFAVCLEAPVDKIAGRAYNIGTEVNNRTVAEIAEAVAAVVPGSKVVITGESGADPRSYRVDFGAARRELGFQARWSIADGARELFREYTARGLTAQDFAGRFVRLARLRALGESGAVDAELRRVRAGA; translated from the coding sequence ATGCGTGTTCTGGTCACCGGTTACCAGGGGTACCTGGGAACGGTCATGACCCCGGTGCTGGCCGCGCGCGGGCACGAGGTCGTGGGCTTGGACACCGGGTACTTCGCCGACTGTGTGCTCGGTGGCGAACCCGCCGACCCGCCGGGGCTGGCGCTGGATCTGCGTGATGTCGAGGCCGGGCATCTTGCCGGGTTCGACGCGGTGGTGCATCTGGCGGCGCTGTCGAACGATCCGTTGGGGGCGTTGGTCCCGCAGATCACCCACGACATCAACCATCACGCGTCGGTGCGGCTGGCGCGGCTGGCCAAGGACGCCGGGGTGCGCCGGTTTCTGTATGCCTCGACGTGTTCGGTGTACGGCGCCGCCGGTGACGGGCTGGTCGACGAGTCCGCGCCGTTGCGTCCGCTGACCCCGTACGCGCAGAGCAAGGTGCGTGTCGAGGACGATCTGCTGGCGATGGCCGACGCCGATTTCGCGCCGGTGTTCCTGCGCAACGCGACCGCGTTCGGGTTCTCGCCGCGGCTGCGCGCCGACATCGTGCTCAACAACCTGGTCGGGCACGCGGTGCTCGACGGGGTGGTGAAGGTGCTCTCCGATGGCACGCCGTGGCGTCCGCTGGTGCATGCCGCCGATATCGCCGAGGCGTTCGCGGTGTGTCTGGAAGCGCCGGTGGACAAGATCGCCGGGCGCGCCTACAACATCGGCACCGAGGTCAACAACCGGACTGTCGCCGAGATCGCCGAGGCGGTGGCCGCGGTGGTGCCGGGCTCGAAGGTGGTCATCACCGGTGAGTCCGGCGCCGATCCGCGTTCGTATCGGGTGGATTTCGGGGCGGCTCGGCGGGAGCTGGGGTTCCAGGCGCGCTGGAGCATCGCCGACGGTGCGCGGGAGCTGTTTCGGGAGTACACCGCGCGCGGGTTGACCGCGCAGGATTTCGCGGGCCGGTTCGTGCGGTTGGCGCGGTTGCGGGCGCTGGGGGAATCCGGTGCGGTCGACGCCGAGCTGCGCCGGGTCAGGGCCGGTGCGTGA
- the rfbC gene encoding dTDP-4-dehydrorhamnose 3,5-epimerase, with amino-acid sequence MRIQTTELADVELLIPEPFHDERGLFTRTFDADIFDAAHGAGAAARFVQDSQSRSRRGVVRGLHGRRGHGEAKLVRCAHGAVHDVLVDIRPGSPTFGHHQAFRLDDTDFHHLYVPPGFLHGFQALTDTADVCYRIDRPHDPAEDLAVAHDDPDLALTWPLPVTVISARDRAAGSWQQLIDSAHLTHRP; translated from the coding sequence GTGCGTATCCAGACCACCGAACTCGCCGATGTCGAGCTGCTGATCCCCGAACCGTTCCACGACGAGCGCGGACTGTTCACCCGCACCTTCGACGCCGACATCTTCGACGCCGCCCACGGCGCCGGCGCGGCGGCACGCTTCGTGCAGGACTCCCAATCCCGATCGCGGCGCGGCGTGGTGCGCGGACTGCACGGACGCCGCGGACACGGCGAAGCCAAACTGGTGCGCTGCGCCCACGGCGCCGTGCACGACGTGCTCGTCGACATCCGCCCCGGCTCCCCCACCTTCGGCCACCACCAGGCGTTCCGCCTCGACGACACCGACTTCCATCACCTCTACGTCCCCCCGGGCTTCCTGCACGGCTTCCAGGCGCTGACCGACACCGCCGATGTCTGCTACCGCATCGACCGCCCACACGACCCCGCCGAGGACCTCGCCGTCGCCCACGACGACCCCGACCTCGCCCTCACATGGCCGCTGCCGGTCACCGTGATCTCCGCCCGCGACCGCGCCGCGGGCAGCTGGCAGCAGCTGATCGACTCCGCACACCTCACGCACCGGCCCTGA
- a CDS encoding class I SAM-dependent methyltransferase: MSGICLVCGGAALETVLDLGAMPAADWFPPVEQPYDPAEAAHPLAMLLCRGCGLAQLERDDTVTEEPRGVEPRALREQAADAVARVAAAGLLRGRTVREFGSPHGGSWLDLLAARGFTAVGADGVADVVLDCFGFMHERDQRAAFAQRAAATAAGGVLLVQYHPLHTIVGGDQWNALRHGHFAYYELRVLQHVLAEAGLSVVRAWDFDLYGGTVLIAAVPGQARAGASVRRVLEREAPVRDPEVVRGLQRAADRQSAALRAALEAEAARGARVFAYGAASRAVALLCRAGIDRRLLAGVADASPAKQRRRMPGTDIPIISPEQLVAARPDRVLLTVPDLLAEVAERYPQLDGRWFCAEDARPVAGRAL, encoded by the coding sequence ATGAGCGGGATCTGCCTGGTGTGCGGCGGCGCGGCGTTGGAGACGGTGCTGGATCTGGGGGCGATGCCCGCCGCGGACTGGTTCCCGCCGGTGGAGCAGCCCTACGACCCGGCCGAGGCGGCGCATCCGCTGGCGATGCTGTTGTGCCGTGGCTGCGGTCTGGCGCAATTGGAGCGTGACGACACGGTCACCGAGGAGCCGCGTGGGGTGGAGCCGCGGGCGTTGCGTGAGCAGGCCGCCGACGCGGTCGCCCGGGTCGCGGCGGCGGGGCTGCTGCGGGGGCGCACGGTGCGTGAGTTCGGCAGCCCGCACGGCGGCAGCTGGCTGGATCTGCTCGCGGCGCGCGGATTCACCGCGGTCGGCGCGGACGGGGTGGCCGATGTGGTGCTGGACTGTTTCGGGTTCATGCACGAACGCGACCAGCGGGCGGCGTTCGCGCAGCGGGCGGCGGCCACCGCGGCCGGTGGGGTGCTGCTGGTGCAGTACCATCCGTTGCACACGATTGTCGGCGGGGATCAATGGAATGCGTTGCGGCACGGGCATTTCGCCTACTACGAGCTGCGGGTTCTGCAACACGTGCTGGCGGAGGCGGGACTGTCGGTGGTGCGTGCGTGGGACTTCGATCTCTACGGCGGCACGGTGCTGATCGCGGCCGTGCCGGGGCAGGCGCGAGCCGGGGCGTCGGTGCGGCGGGTGCTCGAGCGTGAGGCGCCGGTGCGCGACCCGGAGGTGGTGCGCGGACTGCAGCGCGCGGCCGACCGGCAGAGTGCGGCGCTGCGCGCGGCGCTGGAAGCCGAAGCCGCGCGCGGTGCGCGGGTGTTCGCCTACGGGGCGGCCTCGCGCGCGGTGGCGTTGCTGTGCCGGGCCGGGATCGATCGTCGGTTGCTTGCCGGTGTCGCCGACGCCTCGCCTGCCAAACAGCGGCGGCGGATGCCCGGCACCGACATTCCGATCATCTCGCCGGAACAGCTGGTCGCCGCACGCCCGGACCGGGTGCTGTTGACCGTGCCGGATCTGCTCGCCGAAGTCGCCGAGCGCTACCCGCAACTCGACGGCCGCTGGTTCTGCGCCGAAGACGCGCGACCGGTGGCGGGGAGGGCGTTGTGA
- a CDS encoding glycosyltransferase family 2 protein, producing MNTLVSVCVPAYNAERTLQQTLRSILDQDLDFELVVLDNASDDATGEIAASFGDPRLRVERNDTTLPIGDNWNRAISHSTGELVKVVCADDILLPGSLAAQVEVMRDEAFAISSTRFQVIDEQGELVETDLGLPGLAGVHSPRALARTIVRRGPADFGPTAAAMFRREHFDRVGGLRGDLVFPMDVDLFARVGQFGLFFGLPQVAAAWRDSTFNLCSRTSTVSKLTELLRFHHRLARDCPRLLSPADVAVGDVRIAGMALERLRVRAGAVLRAGRGSSR from the coding sequence GTGAACACGCTCGTCTCGGTCTGTGTCCCCGCCTACAACGCGGAACGGACCCTGCAGCAGACTTTGCGTTCCATCCTGGATCAGGATCTGGATTTCGAACTGGTGGTCCTCGACAACGCCAGCGACGACGCCACCGGCGAGATCGCGGCCTCGTTCGGCGACCCGCGGCTGCGGGTCGAACGCAACGACACCACCCTGCCGATCGGTGACAACTGGAACCGCGCGATCAGCCATTCCACCGGTGAACTGGTGAAAGTGGTGTGCGCCGACGACATTCTGCTGCCCGGTTCGCTGGCCGCGCAGGTGGAGGTGATGCGCGACGAGGCGTTCGCCATCAGTTCCACACGGTTCCAGGTGATCGACGAACAGGGTGAGCTGGTCGAAACTGATCTCGGGTTGCCCGGCTTGGCCGGGGTGCACAGCCCGCGGGCACTGGCGCGCACCATCGTGCGCCGTGGTCCCGCCGATTTCGGGCCCACCGCCGCGGCGATGTTCCGGCGTGAGCATTTCGACCGGGTCGGCGGGTTGCGGGGTGATCTGGTGTTCCCGATGGATGTCGACCTGTTCGCCCGCGTCGGCCAGTTCGGCCTGTTCTTCGGGTTGCCGCAGGTCGCCGCCGCCTGGCGGGACTCGACGTTCAACTTGTGCAGCCGCACCTCCACGGTCAGCAAGCTGACCGAACTGCTGCGTTTCCACCATCGTCTGGCCCGTGACTGCCCGCGGCTGCTCTCACCGGCGGATGTCGCCGTCGGTGACGTGCGGATCGCGGGCATGGCGCTGGAACGGCTGCGGGTGCGTGCCGGTGCGGTACTGCGCGCAGGGCGTGGGTCGAGCCGATGA
- a CDS encoding glycosyltransferase family 4 protein: MCGSEWFGAAEGGLNRYFTDLHAALYRRADLSVTAAAFGDPPEGGSSWGPVGGSTRQRTWAARRDVLARIGEPLILDRHFALYGPPRGRHRLVVHFHGPWAAESAAAGQNSTAVRMKYLIERVRAMRADRFVVLSEHMRAVLAGDYGVDPRMVEVIAPGVDLDRFRPAAPAREDRPIVLCVRRLEHRMGIDVLLRAWPAVRAAHPRAALVVVGTGTAESALRAQADPLGEGVRFTGRVGDDELAELYSRAALTVVPSVALEGFGLIALESLAVGRAPVVTDCGGLPDSVRGLDPSLIVAGGDVDALAERLVQALDGKLPDAAACRAHAETFSWAVAAERHAALYRELAR; the protein is encoded by the coding sequence CTGTGCGGGTCGGAGTGGTTCGGCGCCGCCGAGGGCGGGTTGAACCGCTACTTCACCGACCTGCACGCCGCGCTGTACCGGCGCGCCGATCTGTCGGTCACCGCCGCCGCTTTCGGTGACCCGCCCGAGGGGGGATCGTCGTGGGGCCCGGTCGGTGGCTCGACCCGGCAGCGGACCTGGGCCGCGCGCCGGGATGTCCTCGCGCGCATCGGGGAACCACTGATCCTGGATCGGCACTTCGCCCTCTACGGTCCGCCGCGCGGCAGGCATCGGCTGGTCGTGCACTTCCACGGCCCGTGGGCGGCGGAAAGCGCTGCGGCGGGACAGAATTCGACCGCTGTGCGGATGAAGTACCTGATCGAACGGGTGCGGGCGATGCGTGCGGACCGGTTCGTGGTGCTCTCCGAGCACATGCGGGCTGTGCTGGCCGGGGACTACGGGGTGGACCCGCGGATGGTGGAGGTGATCGCGCCCGGGGTGGATCTGGACCGGTTCCGTCCCGCGGCCCCCGCGCGCGAGGACCGGCCGATCGTGTTGTGTGTGCGGCGGCTGGAGCACCGCATGGGTATCGACGTGCTGCTGCGCGCGTGGCCTGCGGTGCGGGCCGCGCATCCGCGGGCCGCGCTCGTCGTGGTCGGCACCGGCACCGCCGAATCCGCCCTGCGCGCCCAGGCCGATCCGCTGGGGGAGGGGGTGCGGTTCACCGGCCGCGTCGGTGACGACGAACTCGCCGAGCTGTATTCGCGTGCCGCGCTGACCGTGGTGCCCTCGGTCGCGTTGGAGGGGTTCGGGCTGATCGCGTTGGAGTCGCTGGCCGTCGGTCGCGCCCCGGTGGTCACCGATTGTGGTGGGCTGCCCGACTCGGTGCGTGGTCTCGATCCGAGCCTGATCGTGGCGGGCGGGGACGTCGACGCGTTGGCCGAGCGCCTGGTGCAGGCCCTGGACGGGAAACTGCCCGACGCCGCTGCCTGCCGCGCGCACGCGGAAACGTTCTCCTGGGCCGTGGCCGCCGAACGTCACGCCGCGTTGTATCGGGAGCTGGCCCGGTGA